The Rhinoraja longicauda isolate Sanriku21f chromosome 19, sRhiLon1.1, whole genome shotgun sequence genome includes a window with the following:
- the LOC144602648 gene encoding galectin-2-like, whose translation MALEIRNVEMKVGNTLKIKGKISEEADRFTVNLGSDADHIGLHFQPRFHDGDDGTVIVCNSKCADGWDSEQREHDFPFSKGEKFKMSITFKGDVFEIKLPNESVIEFPNRFSLETISFVSVSGDFKLVSFGCR comes from the coding sequence ATGGCGCTTGAAATCCGCAATGTTGAAATGAAAGTGGGAAATACCTTGAAGATTAAAGGGAAGATTTCAGAGGAAGCCGACAGGTTTACGGTGAATCTGGGGAGTGACGCTGACCACATCGGCCTCCACTTCCAGCCCCGCTTCCACGATGGGGACGACGGGACCGTGATCGTCTGCAACTCCAAGTGTGCTGACGGCTGGGACTCCGAGCAACGAGAGCACGACTTCCCCTTCAGCAAGGGCGAGAAGTTCAAAATGAGCATCACGTTCAAGGGAGACGTCTTTGAGATTAAGCTCCCCAATGAATCCGTGATTGAGTTCCCCAATCGCTTCTCCCTGGAGACCATCAGCTTTGTCTCTGTGTCCGGAGATTTCAAGTTGGTCTCGTTCGGCTGCAGATGA